TTGTCTATTGATTTTTGACTCCCTTCTGGCCTTACCTTTAAATAAGGGGTTCTTCTCTTTCCCCACGAGGGAAAGCCCTTTCCAGATGGAGTAGTGCATCTCTGTATTGAAAGCCCGCCCTACAGATAGAAGTTCCTATCTCTACTGCCTATCCAACCCGAAGACTCTTATTCGTGGTGGAGTGCTTCGAGTAGGATCCGATCCCATCCCAGCAGTCAAACTCCTTCCTGCCCCGGCTCACCTGCCTCTGAAGCTGGAATGCCTTTATAGAGGAGGCTACCCCTACCCGAGGAATCGAAAAGTTTGAAGTGGGATGTGATTGGTGATGGATGGTGGTTATGAAATAAGTTCTGCATCAGATGATGAGCCCATGCGAAAACTTTCTCTTTTATTGGCGCCCGGCTATTAGATTGAGTCGAAAGCCTACGAACGCATAAAGGTTCCGATTCGAGCGAGAGCCCGGCGAGAACATCTTGATCGAAAGCTCCACTGTTCTGAATAATGATAAAGACTTTTCCAAATTCGATCAAATCGATCGAGAATCTCATCATCTGTTAGGTGGGCCAACCGACCGAGTTAGTTGGGCTGGGCGTCCATGTCACAGAACCTTTCTTCTAGCCAAGAATCCCATTATTGATCGAATCGAATCGGGGCATTCATTGGCAAATGAGAAATCTACCGTTTTAACACTCAGAAAAAAGAAACCTAGAAAAGAGGAAGAGTCACTAAGACAAGAGCTAGGTAAGCAAGAAAGAAGGAGAGGCTAGAAAAGGCGAGGCAAGGGGCTCTCCATCTCTAGGAAGATTGTGTCCAGGATCTGGTAATCTAAGCCTTGCTTCTTCTGGTCGGCTCGTATTAGCCTGTGCTTTATTACAGGTAGTCATTCCCCCCGTTCCTTTAGTCTTTTCAACGGTACTTGAATCTTAAGTCGCGGTCATGTCTCGCCCCCCCAGTATAGTGACCGGTTCCATGTTTTCCCCGAATTTCATCAGTTCCAGGCTCAAGTGCCTGCTCATCCATCTTCATTCCAAAGGCGAACATTTCCATTGAGTGACTGTAACTGCTATGGTTTACAGTCAATAGTTCTTAACCTCTTAAAGCTTTATAAAGCTTTAAGAGAGAATAGGGAGTAAGGGGGGCCTTCGCTTCATTATAAATTTGACCCGGACCTTCTTTCTTCTCCTGCGGAGCCCTGAGAAAGTAACCGGCGGCAGGTTAGTACAGTTCTCCTGCTGCTGATTTGGCCCTGCGCTGATTCAGGAGCGTCTTCTTTAGTCTAGGATTAGAAATAATAATCAAATCAAAAGAAGCGGCTGGGCGAGAACAAGAAGCGGTCGTCGTCCGGCGGCCGGTAGCTCTACTAAGCGAAGAACCGCTCGCTGCCTTTTCTTCGCGAATAACATGTGCAGTAGCCTAGGAGAAGAGAAGCAAGCTACCTTCGCCTACCTCCCACCTATATCTATAGGCAGCAATGGTAAGAGCTGGTAAGCATGGAAACTGTATCGCCGGCCGGGGCCGGCGCTCCGCGTTCTATCTAGGTTCCGCTCTTAGGTACGCCCCACCTCACATAGAAGAAGGGGAACCCCTTCAATAGAAGAACCCGTGTGGATGGGAGGGGATTGAATCATTCATTCATCAGATACGTCTTCTTCCGTGTGATCCATTTCATGTCAACTCTAATTAGTTATCAAAAGGCCTACTTTACAAAGGGAACGTCGTTTCCCGGGAACCGCAAGGTTCCCGGTAACCGGCCGCATCGGCCCGGTAACCTTCGTCACCGTCGGTTCCCGCAACCAAGCCTTTTTTTTTATTATGTCTTTCTTTCTGAAGGGCTTGCGGTTCATTACACCAAAGGCTTTCAGTGAACTATTGAAGCTATCGAGAGAGTACCAAATGCTGACGGTGACGAAGGTTACCGACTTTCGGTGGACGCGGAGCCAACGAGTTCAGTCGAACAGCGTAACGAGTCTAAGGTTACAGAAGCGTTCGCCAACTTGGATAGGTATAGCATTGCAAGCAAATAGAGCAGAGAGCTTACCGTTTGTTTCTATTAGAGTCGCGAGCTTGTTGTAGTCGGTCCTAAAGGGAGAACCTTGCTGCTTACTTGCTATATCCCCGCGTTCTTGCACGGCTCGGCTCGTTCTTCGAGCCCTGCTTCTCCCTTCCCCCTCTCCCCGTTCTACCGTCCAAGACAAGGCCGTATGGAGTATAGCCAAGTGGTAAGGCATCGGTTTTTGGTACCGGCATGCAAAGGTTCGAATCCTTTTACTCCAGATTATGAACACCCGATCGGATCTGTCAAGAACGAGCTGACGACTACAGGGGAAGCGGCTGACTGCAGTCCCTGAGCCCAGCTTGTAGCAAGCCAAAAAAAAGTGTGACTTTAACCGACTTTGCTAAGAGAAGAGATAGAAGGGAAAGACAGACGGCAGAAAGCACCCCCTTCCCTTTCTTTTCGCACTGACTGCCCTTTCCTTGCTGCTACAATTGCTTTAGCGCGAGCAGCAAGGAGAACAGGTGGATGCGCGTCTTGGGCTCTTTTACCTCTAACTAGAAATTTCGTAAGATGATGAGAAAGTTTTTTTTTCTAGGGTAGATGAAAGGAATGCTGAAAGGCTATCCGAGTTCACAGGCGTAGTTGCGTGTACTTAATTTCATTTATATTAAGTGAGTGTTCCACCTTTGTTGATGGAATGGGTGTTGTTGTTGTCGAGTTCTTTTGCGCAGCTCTTCGGAAACCGTCCCGTTGCGGCGGATCTTCCCTGCCGCGATTCCCTCCTTGGTTGGCTACCGTTACGGTGGAGGGAACCTAAGTTGCTTCCTTTGAAGCGGATCGAATCCTCAGTAGGCTCCCGCTAGACCTGATTGGGGTGCTTCGGATCGGGAGTAATCGCTAGTGATAGGGCAAAAATCAATCGGGGGGAAGGACAAAAGAAAGAGTGATGCCTACATTAAATCAATTGATTCGTCATGGTAGAGAAGAAAAACGGCGCACGGCAACCTTTCATTTGAAAATCTTTCTTAGAATTCTCATTCTAGTCACTATGGTTTTCTTTTTTTATCTTCTTTGTCGCCAATTGAAGTGTCTTACCTACTTTTATTTAGTTGTAGGGCAGGTGGTAGGCGCCTTGGCAACAAGAGCGGTTTCTTCTTTTTTTACCGCGATCCCGGGGGTCTCATTGGCGGTGAGATTTCTCCTTCCAGCGCTCATCAATACCGGGGGCATAGGGAATATGATGATGCCCCCCGGGGAGGGTACTTCGGGCACAGAACCTCCTCTTCCGGACCCTTCCGGCTCGGAAGGCTCGACCTCGTGGACGGGGAAGACCTCCTTCGAGGAGCAGGTTCTTTTGGAACCATTCCCCGAACCGGAAACGGAAGCCACGTCGGCGAATCCGGCGACGCCGTTTCATCGAAATGTGAGCCTGGAAATGTCGCTCCGAAATAGGATTTCCCTCCTCGAAGAGGAGCATACTCTCTTTTTACTGGATAAGGAGCGGGGGGAATATTGGGCTGACATTAAAACGAGCCTAGACCAAGCTCCCTCTCAGAGTGAATATAACCGAATCCTTGATTTCGAGAGTCGTGATCTCCAGATCCGGGAGAAGAAACACTCCGTTTTCGCGCTTTATCAGCACATGCGAATGGAGCACCCTGACTTGGTCGAAAGGGCTGCCTACAATTACAAAGAAGCCTTGATGGATTTCTTTGAGGAAAAGCGGAACGAGCTGGACACCCACCTAGTAGAGTGGAGCTCGGTGGAAAGGGACAGGAGAGAAATCCAATTTTTGAATGAGGTGGAGAACGATCTGAGATCAAGGGGGCCCCACTCTATATATATGAATAGAATTCTTGGAATAGAATAGGGTCACTCTCTTTGAAATCGTTCGTTCATCTTCGACGAAGAAGAGGCTAATCTTGTCTTCTTACAGGACTTATTGCAACAAAGTTTAGAGAGAGATAATCTTATGTATTATGAGTTTCCTGGGTAAAAGAGAAGGCGAAGCTATTCCCCGAAAATGCTCGTTCCTTTGTCGTTGGGGCTTACAATTCACCTTGTGACTCGGTCGAGCGTTCTTCGGACGTCGATCAATCTATCACAGGCCGCTCTGTCATTGTCTGATTTCTGGTTGTCTGATCACAGTCGAAATTATGTATCTACTTATAGTTTTTTTGCCCCTTCTCGGTAGTTCCGTAGCAGGTTTTTTCGGACGTTTTCTAGGATCAGAAGGAACCGCTATAATGACCACTACGTGCGTTTCATTCTCTTCGATCTTATCTCTGATTGCTTTTTATGAAGTCGCACCGGGAGCTAGTGCTTGCTATCTAAGAATTGCTCCATGGATCTCATCGGAAATGTTTGATGCTTCTTGGGGTTTCTTTGGCGACCGTGAAGTCACCGAATGAATTGCCGAGTAGATAGATCAGATCCGGACGCGGCTGTTGCTCCGCGGCGATACGGACTCGACCCGCTCCTACCCACCCCGGGGCACTATAGCATGTCGGGAATAAGGGGGGACATACTGGACGTAACCACTCCCTTGGTTGGGGGCTGTGCCGCCCTGCCTTTCGATCGATACACAGTTGAGTAGGCCGATCACGAACGCTACGGGTGTGGGAGCGATCCTGGTCAGGGAAGGCTAAGACGGCGCCTCGCATATGGGTGGCAAGAGGGCGCTTATGCCCCGACGGTGGGGCCTTATGGGGAAGGGCCCAGCCCAATAGGGACAGCACACCCCCCACTTCAAGCGCATCTCTGTATCGACTGAATCACTCTAAGAGTCTAGTCGGTGGAACCGGTGAACCACGCGAGCTGGTTAGATGCGTGGGGCAGAGGGCTCGTAGTACCCCCTTTTCTTGATCCAGCCTTTTCTTCGCTTCGGTAGTGAATCACCTACTAAAAAAAGAGGCAGGCCTGCACGCCCTATTTGAGACTACTAAGGCAGGCGGTGGACTCTTTCATTAGGGGAAGGGAAGAAGGGGCCTAAGCACGGCAGATGCCGTACACTTGAGTGGCAAAGGAAAGCGAGATCGTACCTGTTTTTCCAGGCCTGTTCGGACATACGGTTCCCGCGGAAGATCAAGTTGGTGAGCCGTGTGATGGGAAACCTTCCCGCACGGTTCGGAGAGCACTGAATTAGAATGAGAGGTTCACCACCACATCATTGCATGCAAGGGGAGCTCGCTCGATTCGCAAATTGGTCCGACTCGTAATTCACTTCTGACCCCGTGTTCGATAGCCCGACCGTAGTGATGTTAATTGTGGTTACATCCATAAGTAGCTTGGTCCATCTTTATTCCATTTCATATATGTCCGAGGATCCGCATAGATCTCGATTTATGTGTTATTTATCCATTTTTACTTTTTTTATGCCAATGTTGGTGACTGGAGATAACTCTCTTCAATTATTCCTGGGATGGGAGGGAGTAGGTCTTGCTTCATATTTGTTAATTCAGTTCTGGTTTACACGACTCCAGGCAGATAAAGCAGCTACAAAAGCTATGCCTGTCAATCGAGTAGGTGATTTTGGATTAGCTCCTGGGATTTCGGGCCGTTTTACTCTCTTTCAAACAGTAGACTTTTCCACCATTTTTGCTCGTGCTAGTGCCCCCAGAAATTCTTGGATTTCTTGCAATATGAGATTTAATGCCATTACTCTTATTTGTATTTTACTTTTTATTGGTGCTGTTGGGAAATCTGCACAGATAGGATCGCATATTTGGTCACCCGATGCTATGGAGGGTCCCACTCCAGTATCCGCTTCGATTCATGCAGCTACTATGGTAACAGCTGGCGTTTTCATGATAGCAAGGTGCTCCCCTTTATTTGAATACCCACCTACGGCTTTGATTGTTATTACTTCTGCAGGAGCTACGACGTCATTCCTTGCGGCAACCACTGGAATATTACAGAACGATATAAAGAGGGTCATAGCTTATTCAACTTGCAGTCAATTAGGCTATATGATCTTTGCTTGCGGCATCTCTAACTATTCGGTTAGCGTCTTTCACTTAATGAATCACGCGTTTTTCAAAGCATTACTATTCCTGAGTGCAGGTTCGGTGATTCATGCCATGTCGGATGAGCAAGATATGCGGAAGATGGGGGGGCTTGCCTCCTCGTTCCCTTTTACCTATGCCATGATGCTCATGGGCAGCTTATCTCTAATTGGATTTCCTTTTCTAACTGGATTTTATTCCAAAGATGTGATCTTAGAGCTCGCTTACACTAAGTATACCATCAGTGGGAACTTTGCTTTCTGGTTGGGAAGTGTCTCTGTCCTTTTCACTTCTTATTACTCTTTTCGTTCACTTTTTCTAACATTTCTAGTACCAACTAATTCATTCGGGCGAGACATCTTACGATGTCATGATGCGCCCATCCCTATGGCCATTCCTTCAATACTTCTGGCTCTCGGGAGTCTCTTTGTAGGATACTTGGCCAAAGTGTGACCCGTTAGCCCATAAGTAAGTATTGTGACGAAGCGGCTGTTGCTCACCCGACACGATCGTACGAGGTCACAATTCACCCAACACGATCATCCGGGGTGAACAAGAATTGGGGATCGGATGCGGGCGAAATTCCCGCCAATGGCTGAGATGTTCAGTCGACTCCCTCCCCCTTTGTGGGGGTCCGGACCCCTACGAGTGAGCAGAAAAGGGAGGAGGAAAGAGGCCCTGGCGAACCGTCATAATTAGTGAACAAGTGTAAGCTTTGCTGCCCGACAGTATGGAGTACTGACCACACCGAGGGACAGGCCCTGAAGCGAAGGACGGGAACGAGCGGAATCAATGTGTTCAAATTTCTGGCCTTGCACCGACCATCTAATGGACCATGGACTAAACGGCCACTGCCTGAAAGGACTATGTCCAGGGGACCGCCGCCCCCCCCACAAGGTACATCTCGCGCCTATGGGCCGCTATAACTATCCAAGAAGACACTCGAAACTGGAAGGATAAACAAACCCACCCGGTGGACTGCCGAGCTACAAGTCCCACGACACAGGTGCGGGATTCTCTAAAAAGCCAAGGTCGCGGGTGGCCAAGAGGGCCCACTTGGAGACTTGGGATCTCAGCAGGAAATGCGAAGGTTGCTTAAAGCCGGCCGGCCGATAGGCGAAAGAGAATCAACTAGTTTAGTTCTTATCTGAGTAGGCTTATAATAGGGAATACTCTAACCCTGGGAACCGGGGCCTGGCCATCCTTCGTTTGCGGTCGACGTTTCGGCAAAGTTTGTCCGTCGACAGCTGAATGTTTCGATCTGGTTCGATTCATGGTCGCATCTGCAA
The DNA window shown above is from Ziziphus jujuba mitochondrion, complete genome and carries:
- the nad5 gene encoding NADH dehydrogenase subunit 5, translated to MYLLIVFLPLLGSSVAGFFGRFLGSEGTAIMTTTCVSFSSILSLIAFYEVAPGASACYLRIAPWISSEMFDASWGFLFDSPTVVMLIVVTSISSLVHLYSISYMSEDPHRSRFMCYLSIFTFFMPMLVTGDNSLQLFLGWEGVGLASYLLIQFWFTRLQADKAATKAMPVNRVGDFGLAPGISGRFTLFQTVDFSTIFARASAPRNSWISCNMRFNAITLICILLFIGAVGKSAQIGSHIWSPDAMEGPTPVSASIHAATMVTAGVFMIARCSPLFEYPPTALIVITSAGATTSFLAATTGILQNDIKRVIAYSTCSQLGYMIFACGISNYSVSVFHLMNHAFFKALLFLSAGSVIHAMSDEQDMRKMGGLASSFPFTYAMMLMGSLSLIGFPFLTGFYSKDVILELAYTKYTISGNFAFWLGSVSVLFTSYYSFRSLFLTFLVPTNSFGRDILRCHDAPIPMAIPSILLALGSLFVGYLAKYLNQSSYPNFWANSPFVLPKNEILAESEFAAPTITKLIPIPFSTSGASVAYNVNPVADQFQRAFQTSTFCNRLYTFFNKRWFFDQVFNDFIARSFLRFGYEVSFEALDKGAIEILGPYGISYTFRRLAERISQLQSGFVYHYAFAMLLGSTLFVTFSRMWDSLSSWVDNRLSFIFIVSSFFL